From Paenibacillus sp. GP183, one genomic window encodes:
- a CDS encoding SDR family oxidoreductase: MKGFDLSGKNALVTGSSRGLGKQYALDLADAGANVVIHDVNEEAAAQFDEAESGSAVAAEIAERFGVKAVFLAADLADPSQVKRLIDSSIELLGSIDILVNNAGGDIGAAAPRPDPNDALDIPIADIQSVVERNLLSTMYACKYAGLHMRDRRAGKIVNVGSIAGHIPVKQGIIYAAAKMGISQYTRSLAEQLRPFDVNVNCIAPAPTYTARFLATRTVRGQEELSRLQRIAEPKDMSDIVMFLCGPQSDALSGETIVCWK; encoded by the coding sequence ATGAAAGGATTTGATTTGAGCGGCAAAAATGCGCTCGTTACCGGTTCCAGCCGGGGCCTGGGAAAGCAGTATGCGCTCGATCTCGCCGATGCCGGCGCCAATGTTGTCATTCACGACGTCAACGAAGAAGCGGCCGCACAGTTTGACGAAGCGGAGTCCGGCAGCGCCGTGGCCGCGGAGATTGCCGAGCGATTCGGGGTGAAGGCGGTTTTCCTCGCCGCCGACCTGGCCGATCCATCGCAAGTGAAGCGGCTCATCGACAGCTCCATCGAGCTGCTGGGGTCGATCGACATCTTGGTTAACAATGCGGGCGGCGACATCGGTGCGGCGGCGCCTCGCCCGGACCCGAACGATGCGCTGGATATCCCGATCGCGGATATCCAATCGGTCGTGGAACGGAATTTACTGTCCACGATGTATGCCTGCAAATACGCGGGTCTGCATATGCGCGACAGACGTGCCGGCAAAATTGTGAATGTCGGCTCAATCGCCGGCCATATTCCCGTCAAACAGGGCATTATTTACGCCGCAGCAAAGATGGGCATTTCGCAATATACGCGTTCCCTTGCCGAACAGCTTCGCCCTTTCGATGTAAATGTGAACTGCATCGCGCCAGCGCCGACGTATACGGCCCGTTTCCTCGCGACGCGGACGGTGCGCGGGCAAGAGGAGCTATCCCGGCTGCAGCGAATCGCAGAGCCCAAGGATATGTCGGATATCGTTATGTTCCTGTGCGGCCCGCAGTCGGATGCGCTCTCGGGAGAAACGATCGTATGCTGGAAATAA
- a CDS encoding extracellular solute-binding protein translates to MGRKFSRLLLAGLAASVLMGVLAACSGNNTPTTGTAQSSTKGSSNLDKSKRVELQFYMVGDAPKDLPVIEAEVNKLALADLNATVKFNYTTWTEYEQKYKLLLTSGQPIDLIYTATWLQYQTYAKKGAFLPLDEMLPKIAPVLNKHVTPEMWNNAKIDGKIFTVPSTFKEYTPDGAPYREDLRKKYNLPKPESLETIEAYLDGIKKNEPGLIPVSDTQNAFALGLYQLLPALKNNLTGDWLKNYGLQFSYDNPRGINSYWGSPEHLQMLKLYKRWADKGFWSRNQLNATAGGHDVFASGKAAIALQGENPVRFNDSVTKIKSVHPDWEIGYFPYTEFRGFAVPNPPIGNGYAIPKSSKNPERALAFYEKLVTDKRYNLLTSYGIEGKNYKVVDGHYEMIGDSSTNGFPREGMNSWAWRNPNYMLFDKSFDQVLDMFKKMDTMYKPAYFSGFAEDYSSYQAERAALEQVSTQYLKPLEAGNVEDVEAGLKQFMEKAKAAGLEKIQKAYIEQWKKYMDEIGK, encoded by the coding sequence ATGGGACGCAAGTTTTCCAGGCTTCTGCTGGCGGGTTTGGCAGCCTCGGTATTGATGGGCGTACTGGCAGCCTGCAGCGGGAACAATACACCGACAACGGGAACGGCACAAAGCAGTACCAAGGGATCGTCGAATCTGGATAAATCCAAGCGGGTGGAACTGCAATTTTATATGGTCGGGGATGCCCCGAAGGATTTGCCGGTCATTGAAGCGGAGGTCAACAAGCTGGCCTTGGCGGATCTGAACGCGACCGTGAAATTCAACTACACGACTTGGACCGAATATGAGCAAAAATACAAGCTGCTGCTCACTTCCGGCCAGCCGATCGATCTGATCTATACGGCGACCTGGCTGCAATACCAGACGTATGCCAAGAAAGGAGCATTCCTGCCGCTCGATGAAATGCTGCCGAAGATAGCGCCGGTTCTGAATAAACATGTGACTCCCGAGATGTGGAACAACGCCAAGATCGACGGTAAAATTTTCACCGTACCGTCCACCTTCAAGGAATACACACCGGACGGCGCCCCGTACAGGGAAGATCTTCGCAAGAAGTACAATTTGCCTAAGCCGGAATCGCTCGAGACGATCGAGGCTTATCTGGACGGGATCAAGAAGAACGAGCCGGGGCTTATTCCGGTATCAGACACACAGAACGCCTTCGCGCTCGGATTGTACCAATTGCTGCCGGCGCTCAAGAACAATTTGACTGGTGATTGGCTGAAAAATTACGGACTGCAGTTCAGCTACGACAATCCGCGCGGCATCAATTCGTACTGGGGTTCGCCCGAGCATCTGCAAATGCTGAAGCTGTACAAACGATGGGCCGACAAAGGCTTCTGGTCCCGCAATCAATTGAACGCCACTGCCGGCGGACACGATGTATTCGCCAGCGGCAAAGCGGCAATTGCCCTTCAGGGCGAGAACCCGGTCCGCTTCAATGACAGTGTGACGAAAATTAAATCTGTCCATCCGGACTGGGAGATCGGGTATTTCCCTTATACGGAATTTCGCGGCTTCGCTGTACCGAACCCGCCGATCGGCAACGGCTACGCCATTCCAAAGAGCAGCAAAAATCCGGAAAGAGCGCTTGCGTTCTACGAGAAGCTTGTTACGGATAAGAGGTACAATCTGCTGACGTCCTACGGCATCGAAGGAAAGAACTACAAGGTGGTCGACGGCCATTACGAGATGATCGGCGACAGCAGCACGAACGGCTTTCCTCGCGAGGGGATGAATTCTTGGGCGTGGCGCAATCCCAATTACATGCTTTTCGATAAGAGCTTCGATCAAGTGCTGGATATGTTCAAGAAGATGGATACGATGTATAAGCCTGCTTACTTCAGCGGTTTCGCAGAAGACTACTCGTCCTATCAAGCGGAGAGAGCCGCGCTGGAGCAAGTCAGTACGCAGTATCTCAAGCCTCTTGAAGCAGGCAATGTGGAGGATGTCGAAGCCGGTCTGAAGCAATTCATGGAGAAAGCCAAGGCTGCCGGTCTCGAGAAAATCCAGAAAGCCTACATTGAACAGTGGAAAAAATATATGGATGAGATCGGCAAGTAA
- a CDS encoding carbohydrate ABC transporter permease, which yields MKIRASGYTRAFNIVAVFVIVIVSIACLFPIVLILSGSLTDNNSILKDGYHLIPKVFSLDGYATVFAFPDTVLRAYGVTIFTTLVGTTIGLLCITMAGYVLQRKDFKYRNGFSFFIYFTTMFSGGLVPWYILITKYLMLTDSMWALIMPLLMNPFLIILMKSFMRSTIPDEIIESGKIDGANDFVIFYRIIIFIAMPGIATIGLFLAIGYWNDWFLSSLYINDPHKYQLQFYLYNFINNVTAMNQLSQSGVSITRDVPAETVKMAMSIIVTGPAILIYPFVQRYFVKGLTIGAVKG from the coding sequence ATGAAGATTCGAGCTTCGGGCTATACGCGGGCGTTCAATATCGTTGCCGTCTTCGTCATCGTGATCGTCAGCATCGCATGCTTATTTCCGATAGTCCTGATTCTTTCTGGCTCGCTTACCGATAACAACTCTATCTTAAAGGACGGCTACCACTTGATTCCGAAAGTGTTTTCCCTGGATGGCTACGCTACCGTGTTCGCCTTTCCAGATACCGTCTTGCGTGCGTACGGCGTTACGATCTTTACAACCTTAGTCGGCACCACCATCGGCCTTCTGTGCATCACGATGGCTGGCTACGTTCTGCAGCGCAAAGATTTCAAATACCGCAACGGCTTCTCGTTCTTCATCTACTTTACGACGATGTTTAGCGGCGGTCTCGTTCCGTGGTACATCCTGATCACCAAATATTTGATGCTTACCGACAGCATGTGGGCGCTGATTATGCCGCTGCTGATGAATCCGTTCCTCATCATCTTGATGAAGAGTTTCATGAGATCGACGATCCCCGATGAAATTATCGAATCCGGCAAAATCGACGGGGCCAACGATTTCGTTATTTTTTACCGGATCATCATCTTTATCGCGATGCCCGGCATCGCTACGATCGGCCTGTTCCTGGCTATCGGCTACTGGAACGACTGGTTCCTGTCGTCCTTATACATCAACGACCCGCACAAATATCAGTTGCAGTTCTATTTGTACAATTTCATCAACAACGTGACCGCCATGAACCAGCTGTCGCAAAGCGGTGTGTCCATTACCAGGGACGTGCCAGCGGAAACGGTCAAGATGGCGATGTCCATCATCGTAACAGGCCCGGCGATTCTGATTTATCCGTTCGTCCAGCGTTATTTTGTGAAAGGCTTGACGATCGGAGCTGTGAAAGGTTAG
- a CDS encoding ABC transporter permease subunit produces MGTKPASLSRPVDLSSRMPKKGFWYELNKNKIMFLMLLPTLVFFIINSYLPMAGIYFAFTRFDFNGGLFGSPFVGIENFKFLTKSGDLLRITFNTVGYNVVFVILGNVLAMVIAIMLSDVTGKWFKKISQSIMFLPYFVSFVLLSAIAYNTFNFETGFVNATMKTLGMERVDIYNTPWMWPYLITSFYLWKTIGYHSVIYLAAITGISHDYYEAADLDGANIFQKIWFITVPMLKPTFIILLLFSVGSIMKGQFELFYQLVGQNGLLFNVTDIIDTYVYRSLRVNFDIGSATAAGLYQSFFGFVLIMTVNYIVRKINEDYALF; encoded by the coding sequence ATGGGAACCAAGCCCGCAAGCCTGAGCCGTCCGGTGGACCTGAGCTCGCGAATGCCGAAGAAAGGCTTCTGGTACGAGCTCAACAAGAACAAAATCATGTTTCTGATGCTGCTGCCAACCCTCGTATTTTTTATTATCAATTCGTACCTTCCCATGGCGGGCATCTATTTCGCGTTTACCCGTTTCGATTTTAACGGAGGCTTGTTCGGAAGTCCGTTCGTCGGCATTGAAAACTTCAAATTCCTGACAAAGTCAGGTGATCTGCTGCGCATCACGTTCAATACGGTCGGCTACAACGTTGTCTTCGTTATTCTCGGGAACGTACTCGCGATGGTGATCGCCATCATGCTCAGCGACGTGACCGGTAAGTGGTTCAAGAAAATATCCCAATCGATTATGTTCCTGCCCTACTTCGTGTCGTTTGTCCTGCTGAGCGCGATCGCTTACAATACGTTCAATTTCGAAACGGGATTTGTAAACGCTACCATGAAAACGCTGGGAATGGAGCGCGTTGATATTTACAACACGCCCTGGATGTGGCCGTACTTGATCACCTCCTTTTACTTGTGGAAAACGATCGGTTACCACTCCGTCATTTACTTGGCGGCAATCACAGGTATCAGCCACGATTATTATGAAGCTGCCGATCTGGACGGAGCAAACATTTTTCAGAAAATCTGGTTCATCACCGTACCGATGCTGAAGCCGACCTTTATTATTCTACTGCTGTTCTCCGTGGGCAGCATCATGAAAGGACAATTCGAGCTGTTCTACCAGCTGGTCGGGCAGAACGGTTTGCTCTTCAACGTCACCGACATTATCGACACGTACGTATACCGCTCCCTGAGGGTCAACTTCGATATCGGCAGCGCGACGGCAGCTGGATTGTACCAATCCTTTTTCGGTTTCGTGCTCATTATGACCGTGAATTACATCGTCAGAAAAATTAACGAAGATTACGCGCTATTCTAG
- a CDS encoding helix-turn-helix domain-containing protein, with translation MKRNKSYFQKLLISIFVSIAGTLLVSSMILYYNFENIALSQVYRSDVNSLNQISREVDNMTQIAKSLTSQIYNDLTISKLLYYTDMNVYDEAAAMIQLRNYSMSMPFIESVYVYNGHLGTFYICSNYSQRNGRQEIGNLDDSGILDILNRYKEYLPYVPIPRTYQVEDKQTKTRSYTYLGYDNLSNGERLDNAVIVNISEAWLNQNMSDPNRSAYTLIVDPKGRLVAGPGDESQTPLPYIRKLLGFTASSDYFVDTIDGTKSLISYTAPNEIGWRFVRVNPYQAITSKITSMRLTTAMISLSIILAGLIISLILSRKLYSPISQALEKLKFLEAETRTNHQLLKQEFLRNILLGRETLLRPTLQKKLAYYQVNVNLRHRFRIMMLRVDRFAQFCEKYDTNEQRLMKFAIQNIAGEIWRPFCEIESVDMGEDCVLLLLTPYHVGTENIEINESVYTKEACSKLLLALNDYLNLSVSITIGPVCTEIGQINNLYKQVYEASFHRMFEGRGCQLHAETILALKSKSYAYPAAKEKQLAELVMIGKVDESKLLLTEILDETGKYSYAVLQLAVSHLCVTMNGIIQAVQTNNAFRVESELDSTLILLQQFESVEEIKELFYRLFEEIGCKLEAKRNLKHDDLIRNINHWIEQDYMNPDLNLNVIADKMGMTPAYISRLYKQFTLHSMTDAINDVRLSKAKELLLKTDIPVAELAEKAGFATPSYFFRMFKRAFSITPNDYRKMHRGALPNK, from the coding sequence ATGAAACGAAACAAAAGCTACTTCCAAAAGCTGTTGATCTCCATCTTCGTCTCCATTGCCGGCACCTTGCTGGTCTCGTCGATGATCTTGTATTACAACTTCGAGAATATCGCACTCAGCCAAGTGTACCGATCCGACGTGAATAGCTTGAACCAGATCAGCCGTGAGGTCGATAATATGACGCAGATCGCCAAGTCGCTGACTTCGCAAATATACAATGATTTGACTATATCCAAGCTGCTGTATTACACGGACATGAACGTGTATGACGAGGCTGCAGCCATGATTCAGCTGCGCAATTATAGCATGTCGATGCCGTTCATCGAATCAGTGTACGTGTATAACGGACATCTCGGAACGTTCTACATATGCTCCAACTATTCGCAGCGAAACGGCAGGCAGGAAATCGGCAACTTGGACGATAGCGGAATATTGGACATATTGAACCGTTACAAAGAGTATTTGCCTTATGTGCCAATCCCGCGAACGTACCAGGTCGAAGACAAGCAAACGAAGACACGAAGCTACACATATCTGGGCTATGACAATTTATCCAACGGAGAGCGATTGGATAACGCCGTCATCGTGAATATTTCCGAAGCATGGCTGAACCAAAATATGAGCGATCCGAACAGGTCGGCGTATACGCTTATCGTCGATCCAAAGGGAAGGCTGGTTGCTGGACCTGGCGACGAGTCGCAGACGCCGCTCCCTTATATCCGCAAGCTGCTCGGCTTCACGGCATCCTCCGATTACTTCGTGGACACCATAGACGGTACGAAGTCGTTGATCTCCTACACCGCACCGAACGAAATCGGATGGCGATTCGTCCGAGTGAACCCCTACCAAGCTATTACGAGCAAAATTACCTCCATGCGCCTGACGACCGCGATGATCAGCTTATCGATTATTTTGGCCGGTTTGATCATCTCCTTGATTCTATCACGCAAATTGTACAGTCCGATCTCTCAAGCGTTGGAGAAACTCAAATTTCTCGAAGCGGAGACAAGAACAAATCATCAATTGCTTAAGCAGGAATTTCTTCGGAATATACTCCTAGGCAGAGAGACGCTTCTCCGTCCGACCCTTCAGAAGAAGCTCGCCTACTATCAAGTGAACGTCAACTTACGCCATCGGTTCCGCATCATGATGCTAAGAGTAGATCGATTTGCGCAGTTTTGCGAGAAATACGATACGAATGAACAAAGGCTGATGAAATTCGCTATACAAAACATTGCGGGGGAAATTTGGCGCCCTTTCTGCGAGATAGAGAGCGTCGATATGGGGGAGGATTGCGTTCTTCTGCTGCTCACGCCGTATCATGTAGGGACTGAAAACATCGAAATTAATGAAAGCGTATACACAAAAGAGGCCTGCAGCAAGCTGCTGCTCGCCTTGAACGACTACCTGAACCTGTCGGTCTCGATCACCATCGGTCCCGTCTGTACCGAGATCGGCCAGATCAACAATCTGTATAAGCAAGTGTACGAAGCATCCTTTCATCGAATGTTCGAGGGAAGAGGGTGCCAGCTGCATGCGGAGACGATTCTGGCTCTGAAGAGCAAATCTTACGCATATCCGGCTGCTAAGGAGAAGCAGCTCGCGGAGCTGGTCATGATCGGCAAGGTTGATGAGTCGAAGCTGCTGTTAACTGAAATACTGGACGAAACCGGGAAATATTCCTACGCGGTCTTGCAGCTGGCCGTCTCCCATCTATGCGTGACGATGAACGGCATCATTCAAGCGGTTCAGACGAACAACGCCTTCCGGGTCGAGTCGGAGCTCGATTCTACGCTTATCTTGCTGCAGCAGTTCGAGAGTGTGGAAGAGATCAAGGAGCTGTTTTACCGTTTGTTCGAGGAGATCGGCTGCAAGCTAGAGGCCAAGCGGAATCTGAAGCACGACGATCTTATTCGCAATATTAACCATTGGATCGAGCAAGATTATATGAACCCGGACCTGAATCTAAATGTGATTGCGGATAAAATGGGGATGACGCCGGCGTACATAAGCCGTTTGTACAAACAGTTTACGCTACACTCGATGACCGACGCGATCAATGATGTGAGGCTGAGCAAAGCGAAGGAGCTGCTTCTGAAGACAGATATCCCCGTCGCCGAGCTGGCCGAGAAAGCCGGATTCGCCACGCCTTCTTATTTTTTTCGAATGTTCAAACGAGCCTTCAGCATTACGCCCAACGATTATCGCAAGATGCATCGGGGTGCCTTACCGAACAAATAA
- a CDS encoding alpha/beta hydrolase: MSKNNIFMELVLRKSNQRKNAQKLIINTPNCIVEERFVKIGGIDQWVTIRGEDRNNPVLFFIHGGPAATYSIFSPLLRSWEKHFTIVQWDQRGAGKTFRKNGKDGSGTITFDRLTLDGIEVAEHLLDHLDQEKLILVGSSVGSFIGTIMAKRRPDLFHAYVGTDQNVSPESQKLSYQMTLDGLRAAGNTKGVQAVERIGPDPTRWSRKDFNQKNQWTIKAITTVPNMITDIILPAMLSSPDHTIHDFIDIFKGMNYSLNLLFDELLAFDVHKLGLRFELPFFIFQGDTDSVTPTAIAKEYFDEIETPYKEFVLIKNAGHLAAFARTDQFLDELIKRVRPLVLASNMI, encoded by the coding sequence ATGAGTAAAAACAATATATTTATGGAGCTAGTCCTACGTAAGAGCAATCAACGCAAGAATGCTCAGAAACTTATCATTAATACGCCAAATTGCATCGTTGAAGAACGATTCGTTAAGATTGGCGGCATTGACCAATGGGTCACCATACGTGGCGAAGATCGCAACAACCCTGTATTGTTCTTTATACATGGTGGGCCAGCAGCAACTTATTCCATCTTCAGTCCGTTGCTGCGATCATGGGAGAAGCACTTTACCATCGTCCAGTGGGATCAGCGTGGTGCAGGTAAAACGTTCCGCAAAAACGGCAAGGATGGCAGCGGCACAATTACCTTTGACCGCCTCACCCTAGATGGGATCGAGGTCGCAGAACACCTGCTTGATCATCTCGACCAAGAAAAATTAATTCTTGTCGGCAGCTCCGTGGGTAGCTTTATAGGTACAATTATGGCAAAACGACGCCCTGACTTATTTCATGCCTATGTCGGTACTGATCAGAACGTCAGCCCAGAATCTCAAAAGCTTTCGTACCAGATGACACTGGACGGGCTTCGTGCTGCGGGTAATACAAAGGGTGTGCAGGCAGTTGAGAGAATTGGACCAGATCCAACTCGCTGGAGTCGAAAAGACTTCAACCAAAAGAACCAATGGACTATCAAAGCCATCACAACTGTTCCCAATATGATTACGGACATAATTTTGCCAGCTATGCTCTCGTCACCAGACCACACGATACATGATTTCATTGATATCTTCAAAGGCATGAACTATTCCCTTAATCTACTCTTTGACGAACTACTGGCCTTTGATGTCCACAAACTAGGGCTAAGATTTGAACTGCCGTTCTTCATCTTCCAAGGTGATACCGATTCAGTAACACCTACAGCAATAGCCAAGGAGTACTTTGACGAAATTGAAACTCCTTATAAGGAATTTGTGCTTATTAAGAATGCTGGCCATCTTGCGGCTTTTGCCCGAACAGATCAATTTCTGGATGAACTTATTAAGCGGGTTCGTCCGCTGGTGCTGGCATCAAATATGATCTAA
- a CDS encoding SDR family oxidoreductase, producing the protein MSMQGQRVVVVGGTSGIGLAAAKAFIAESANVVIASRSASKLAEAKQSLGGRVEGYELDFRDTAKSAELFGQIGTFDHLVVTAGEGAMGPFSELPLDKAKAAFESKFWGQYVVVKSALPYLHKSGSITLTSGVYGRRPSKGASTLAAINSAIEGLVRGLAVDLAPIRINVVSPGIVETPAYAGIPEQNRKAMFERMGAQLPVGRIAQAEDIGETYVYLAKNGFTTGTTVIIDGGAHLV; encoded by the coding sequence ATGTCAATGCAAGGACAACGCGTCGTCGTCGTTGGCGGTACGTCCGGAATCGGTTTGGCTGCCGCGAAAGCGTTTATCGCAGAATCCGCCAACGTTGTCATCGCCAGCCGATCCGCTTCCAAGCTGGCGGAGGCGAAGCAGTCGCTGGGCGGCAGGGTGGAAGGCTATGAGCTCGATTTCCGAGACACTGCGAAATCAGCCGAGCTGTTCGGTCAAATCGGGACCTTCGATCACCTGGTCGTTACGGCCGGGGAAGGCGCTATGGGCCCATTTAGCGAATTGCCACTGGACAAAGCCAAAGCAGCATTCGAAAGCAAGTTCTGGGGACAGTATGTCGTCGTTAAATCCGCGCTTCCTTATCTACATAAAAGCGGATCCATCACTTTGACTTCGGGCGTATACGGCAGACGTCCGTCAAAAGGTGCGTCGACGCTTGCCGCAATCAACTCGGCAATCGAGGGTCTCGTGCGAGGCCTTGCGGTCGATCTAGCTCCGATCCGGATCAACGTCGTCTCGCCGGGCATCGTAGAAACACCGGCTTATGCCGGCATTCCCGAGCAGAACCGCAAGGCGATGTTCGAAAGGATGGGGGCCCAGTTGCCTGTCGGCCGGATCGCGCAGGCGGAGGATATCGGCGAAACCTACGTCTATCTGGCGAAAAACGGGTTTACGACAGGCACGACGGTGATTATCGACGGTGGCGCGCACCTAGTCTAA
- a CDS encoding VOC family protein, translating to MGESAKELKQSNFVNNRNFDGYKPKAVPNALKVIGGNGTIFFQEAAAMNEQKKNIKTKATFYDSLQVRIVSDFEKSLSWYRDVLGCEVNYWGHAIRGGMKLIIQQAKQSSDVMPNQTSEKRDNYPTDWKGPDLAWDTFIHINYDEFDSLLEELRTNEANIILGPIENTHSNGVTFKNIYIKDPDGYIIVFG from the coding sequence ATGGGAGAGAGTGCTAAGGAACTCAAACAGAGTAATTTTGTAAACAATCGAAATTTCGACGGTTACAAACCAAAAGCTGTACCAAATGCATTAAAAGTGATTGGAGGAAACGGGACAATATTCTTTCAGGAGGCTGCGGCTATGAATGAACAAAAGAAGAATATCAAGACGAAAGCAACGTTTTACGATAGTTTGCAAGTGAGGATTGTATCAGATTTTGAAAAATCGTTATCATGGTATCGAGATGTACTAGGTTGTGAAGTCAACTACTGGGGGCATGCGATCAGAGGCGGAATGAAATTAATCATCCAACAAGCTAAGCAATCGAGCGATGTCATGCCCAATCAAACATCGGAAAAACGGGACAATTATCCAACTGATTGGAAAGGACCCGATCTAGCATGGGACACATTTATCCATATCAATTATGACGAGTTTGATTCTTTATTAGAAGAATTGAGAACGAATGAAGCCAATATTATTTTGGGGCCAATTGAAAACACTCATAGCAACGGCGTGACATTTAAGAATATCTACATAAAAGATCCTGATGGTTATATCATCGTTTTCGGATAA
- a CDS encoding VOC family protein has translation MSKVPNRKETSESYLPVAVPKALKIIHGGKSMNEQQLAKDGSAHNSPIKNKVGSIFIPVRNIENSRSWYCRVLGLNEDDCEILSGHLCPLPMEGTGVILDTMPKWGGDRPGGAPSIETPAFMLLTEDLKGSLEFMKELGVELVTEIEHDHWFVVKDPDGNKLMICRE, from the coding sequence ATGAGCAAAGTGCCAAATCGAAAAGAGACGTCGGAAAGTTACCTACCTGTTGCTGTTCCGAAAGCGCTAAAAATAATTCATGGAGGGAAATCGATGAACGAGCAACAGCTAGCCAAAGATGGTTCCGCTCATAACAGCCCGATCAAGAACAAAGTAGGAAGTATTTTTATCCCGGTTAGAAATATTGAGAATTCCCGCAGCTGGTACTGCCGGGTTCTCGGGCTGAATGAGGATGATTGCGAAATTCTTTCAGGCCATTTGTGCCCTTTGCCAATGGAAGGGACCGGAGTCATTCTGGATACGATGCCGAAGTGGGGTGGTGACCGGCCTGGTGGAGCGCCCTCAATCGAGACCCCTGCTTTTATGCTGTTAACCGAAGATTTGAAGGGTTCACTTGAATTTATGAAAGAGCTCGGTGTGGAGCTCGTGACGGAAATTGAACACGACCATTGGTTCGTCGTGAAGGATCCGGACGGCAACAAATTAATGATTTGCCGCGAATAG
- a CDS encoding AraC family transcriptional regulator produces the protein MHTAEIVQQAIDYIEENLNEPLGLEQIAEAAAMSVPNLYRMFYAMTGHPIKEYIRKRRTNEAAFLLRQTDLPTIDVGFGFGFDTYQTFIKTFKRYTGLTPGLYRKSELIYSFERINLHERVPYFEDREVSERYPDVRVIRLTPQKGVGYLHTANREDGLEDAALSQFRAFLAQSGLDANKMKLFGLNINLNVRSQIYGYQIVAVSETEGNVEHPDLRPVELPGGLYAVTRTPAGSGSTIIAAWNLLLSEWLPRSTFELGEHGFLEEYQQYCGKITRLKLFLPVRRRQETETIEVVERPPVKVISFRAEGINCAARADEASVDWLIRSGFVGDSRLQVFMTCSYGIPPGESYAYEVSIGPPEGFVFSQEEAHRISQLKGGIYACLRTGAYGTMTGILERIYRWLGTSTDYVPDGERSWYAYYVTYSNFDKNAWASTDFERSVNVECYVPVILRKKSEDGP, from the coding sequence ATGCATACAGCCGAAATTGTCCAGCAAGCGATCGATTATATTGAGGAAAACCTTAACGAGCCCCTTGGACTGGAGCAGATTGCCGAGGCAGCCGCAATGTCGGTGCCCAATTTATACCGCATGTTTTATGCCATGACGGGTCACCCCATCAAAGAATACATACGCAAACGAAGAACAAATGAGGCGGCCTTCCTCCTGCGTCAAACTGACCTTCCAACTATCGACGTCGGGTTCGGATTCGGTTTTGATACATACCAGACCTTTATCAAAACATTCAAACGGTACACCGGATTAACCCCAGGCTTGTACCGAAAATCGGAGTTAATTTATAGTTTCGAACGAATTAACCTGCACGAACGTGTACCTTACTTTGAAGATCGTGAGGTATCCGAACGTTACCCGGACGTGAGGGTCATACGGCTCACTCCCCAAAAGGGTGTCGGTTATTTGCATACCGCCAATCGGGAGGATGGTTTGGAAGATGCGGCACTTAGTCAGTTTCGAGCCTTCTTGGCACAGAGCGGACTCGACGCAAACAAGATGAAGCTGTTCGGCTTGAATATCAATCTAAATGTGAGATCACAGATTTATGGTTATCAAATAGTTGCTGTGAGTGAGACAGAGGGCAATGTTGAGCATCCGGACTTACGGCCAGTGGAACTGCCTGGCGGTCTTTATGCGGTGACCCGAACTCCGGCTGGGTCCGGTTCAACTATCATCGCCGCTTGGAACCTTCTGCTATCGGAATGGTTACCGCGGAGTACGTTCGAGCTCGGAGAACATGGATTCCTGGAGGAATACCAGCAATATTGCGGCAAGATCACTCGCTTGAAGCTTTTTCTTCCCGTAAGGCGACGTCAGGAGACGGAGACGATCGAGGTCGTGGAGCGTCCACCGGTTAAGGTGATATCCTTTCGAGCCGAAGGCATAAATTGTGCAGCACGGGCCGATGAGGCTTCAGTTGATTGGCTAATTCGCAGTGGGTTTGTCGGCGATAGTCGTCTTCAAGTATTTATGACTTGCAGCTACGGCATTCCACCAGGTGAAAGCTATGCGTATGAAGTCTCCATCGGGCCACCGGAAGGATTTGTCTTTTCCCAAGAGGAGGCGCACCGAATCTCCCAGTTGAAAGGCGGGATATATGCCTGCTTGAGGACTGGCGCTTACGGCACGATGACGGGCATTCTCGAGCGGATTTACCGCTGGCTCGGTACATCCACCGATTATGTGCCAGATGGAGAGCGATCCTGGTACGCATACTACGTTACTTATAGCAATTTCGATAAAAATGCGTGGGCGAGTACGGACTTTGAACGATCGGTGAATGTGGAGTGCTATGTGCCTGTTATTTTACGAAAAAAGTCGGAGGATGGACCATGA